A window of Synergistaceae bacterium genomic DNA:
AACCCTCGGGAATCTTCGGCCGCCACCAGAACGAAAAAGTGTAAAAAAAGTGCAGGAGATCAAAATGACCGGACTCTTCAGGAACACCCGATCCCGATATATTCTCAACCTGACGGCCGCGGCGGGCCTTTATGCCCTGCTCATGCTGTTGATCCGGTACAGGGTTTTGAACCGCTACCAGGCCCTGATGCTCATTCCCATAGGATTCAACATCATTCTGGCGGTCAGCCTCAACCTTTCCGCCGGCTTTCTGGGACAGCTTCCCCTGGGGCACGCGGGCTTCATGTCGGTGGGAGGTTACGCCGCGGCGCTTTTTTCGATGTCGGTACAGCTCCCCACCAATCTGGAGCTTCCGCTGGCGGTTCTCATCGGGGGGTTTACGGCGGCGATCTTCGGCGTCATCATCGGCCTGCCGGCGCTGCGCCTCCGGGGCGACTACCTGGCCATCATCACTCTGGGGTTCGGTGAAATCATCCGGGTCATCATCCTGAACCTGGACTTCACAGGCGGCGCCTACGGCCTCAAGGGCATCGGGCGACAGACCACCGTCACCTGGGTCTATATTTTCGTACTTCTCACCCTCTTCAGCATCAATACGCTCATAAAATCCCGCCACGGTCGGGCCATTCTCTCCATACGCGAGGATGAAATCGCCGCCGAGGCCTCGGGAATCCCCACCACCCGATACAAGGTTCTGGCGTTTTCGGTTTCTGCCGGGTTCGCCGGAGTCGCGGGAGGGCTCTACGCCCACTACCTCAGCATTCTGGATCCCTCCACCTTCGGGTTCATGCGCTCCGCGGAGATCCTTGTCATCGTGGTGCTGGGAGGACTGGGGTCCATTTTCGGCTCCGTCATATCGGCAACGATTCTGACGATTCTGCCGGAACTGCTTCGGGGGTTCGCGGAATATCGCATGGTCATCTACTCGTTGCTGCTGGTGATGGTCATGATCTTCAAACCCTCCGGCCTGTGCGGACGCTACGACTTTTCCCTGGGGGACGCGCTGGACGGCTGCTTCGCCCGGATACGCGGCAAACTTACAGAGGGGAGGAAAGCCCGATGACGCCGGTTCTGGACATCGCGAAACTGGGAATCAACTTCGGCGGGCTTCAGGCCCTGGACGACTTCAACGTGCAGGTCCACACCGGAGAAATTTTGGGGCTCATCGGGCCCAACGGCGCGGGAAAGACCACCGTGTTCAACCTGCTCACCAACGTCTACCGGCCTCTGCAGGGCACGATTCACCTGAAGGGCCGGAACACTCTGGGAAAAACCACCCATGAGATAACCCGGTCCGGCATCGCCCGAACCTTTCAGAACATACGCCTTTTCAAATCCCTGTCCGTGGCGGATAACGTCAAGGTCGCCCTGCACAACAGCATGAATTATTCCGTACTGGCCACCTGGCTGCGTCTGCCCTCCTACTGGAAACAGGAGGCCGAGGCGGCGCAAACCGCAAGGGAGCTGCTGAGCCTGTTCGAAATGGAGGCTCTGTCGGACGCTCCCGCCGGAAGTCTCCCCTACGGCGCTCAGCGTCGGCTGGAGATCGTGCGGGCGCTGGCGACGAACCCGAAGGTTCTGCTGCTGGACGAACCGGCGGCGGGGATGAACCCCTCGGAAACGGCGGATCTGATGCGCACCATTCACTCCGTTCGGGACAAATTCGACGTGGCGATTATTTTGATCGAACACGACATGAGCCTCGTCATGGGAATATGCGAACGCATTCTCGTCCTGAACTACGGACTGATTATCGCCCAGGGGACCCCTGACGAAATTCGAAACAACCCGCTGGTCATCGAGGCTTATCTTGGTCAGCAGAGGGAGGAATGACCCATGACTCAACCCATGCTGCAGGTGGAGAACATCGACGTTTCCTACGGGGCCATTCACGCGGTCAAAAACGTTTCCTTCCACGTGGACGAAGGAGAGATCGTCACCCTCATCGGCGCCAACGGAGCGGGCAAAAGCACCATTCTCAAAACGATATCGGGACTTTTGCGCTCAAAAAGCGGCAAAATTCATTTTTTAAACGAGGACATCGGCTCTGTGGAGGCGTACAGGCTCACGCAAATGGGGCTTTCTCACGTGCCCGAGGGACGCCGTATATTCCGGGAGCTCACCGTCGAGGAAAACCTGGAAATGGGAGGCTACCTGAGAACCCGTGAGGAAAACGCGAAGACGCTGGAAGATGTATACGAAAAATTTCCCCGCATCCAGGAAAGGCGGCGTCAGATCGCGGGAACTCTGTCCGGCGGAGAGCAGCAGATGCTGGCGCTGGGGCGCTCTCTCATGTCACGCCCCCGCCTCATTATGATGGACGAACCCTCCATGGGTCTGGCCCCCGTTCTGGTGGAGCAGATATTCGATATCATCAGAGAACTCAACGAAACGGGAACCACCATTCTTCTCGTGGAGCAAAACGCGAAAATGGCCCTTTCCATAGCCTGTCGGGGGTACGTGCTGGAAACGGGAAAAATCGCGCTGGCCGCCAACGCCCAGGAGCTTCTCGACAACGAGGACGTAAAAAAAGCCTACCTCGGCGGGTAGGCGGACAAATAAAATTCAGAGAAAAACCGGATGAGACTCAGAGAAAAGCAAACTCTGCCCCTTCCAGGTCTCATCCGGGTGATCTCATAAAAGCAGGTTGATACTATATCTTTGGCGAAAGCAGGGCGATCAGGTCGTCAGAAGACGCTCCGGCAAAGAGCCCCTGAGCGTCGAAACCCTCAACCGCCCGGGCAATGTCTTCCTTCGTGTAGGGACAGCCCGTCAGACGCGACAGAAGAGGTTCGTACTCTCCACTGCCGAAATAATCTCCCCGAAACGAGCACTCGGCAATTTTCCCCTCGCCGACAACCAGAAAAACCTCGATCCCTCCCCAGGGGAAGCGTCTTTTTCTGCGCTCCGTGAAACGGGGAGAAGCGCCGTAATTCCATTCCCTCGTGGAGTATTTTTCGGTTCTGAGCTTTTCAACCTCGCTCAAAGCGCCTTCATCCAGGCTCAGAGGGGTCAGCCCCTGAATCCCCTGCTGCAGGCGATCCCAAAATTCGGTCATCGACAGAGGCTCCCGCAGAAAGGGCCGGATGTTTCCCACCCTTCCCCGAGTGGATTTGACGGCCTTGCTTTGGAATTTGTCCTCAGAGGGACGCAGGGCCTGAGACAAAATCTCCAGGTTCGCATCGTAAAGAAGGGTCCCATGGTGGAGGACGACGCCGTTCTTCCGGTACTGAGCTCCGCCGGAGACTTTCCTGCCCTCAATGGTCAGGTCGTTGCGTCCGGACAGTTCGGCATGAACTCCCAGCTCCCCCAAAAACCGGATGATGGGCTGAGAGAAAAAGGCAAAGTCGAAATCCCCGGCGTCCGGCATGACGAAACTGTAGTTGATGTTGCCCAGGTCGTGGTACACCGCGCCTCCCCCCGAATTGCGGCGTACCACGTGGATATGGCGTTCCTCCACGAAGGAGGCGTTGATCTCCTCCATTGTGTTCTGAAAACGTCCCACAATAATGGAAGGTTCGTTCTGCCAGAGCATGAAAAACCGCGAACCGTCGCGCATGGCCCGAAGACAGAGATATTCCTCCAGGGCAAGGTTGTACTGAGGTCGCGTATCCCTGTTTTCTATCGCGTACATGTTCTCAGACTCCATGAACTGCCCTCCCGAAAACGTTTGCCGCGGCTTCGGCGATGGACTCGTAAACCGTTGGATGGGCGTGGATGGTTTTTATCAGGTCATCCGGCGTCGCTCCGAAGTGAAGGGCCAAAGCCGCCTCCGAGATCATTTCCGTCGCCGGACCTCCCGCCATGTGAACGCCCAGAATCTTCTTCGTCCCCTCGTCTGCGACGATGCGGATCATTCCGCTGTTGTCCCCCGTTATCATGCTCCTGCCGTTGGTCGACAGAGAAAATCGCCCCGACCGGATTTTATGACCCTTCTTTTCCGCTTCCCGTTCGGTCATTCCCACGGAGGCCAGTTCGGGCGACGTATAAACGCATTGAGGCGTGGTGCTGTAATCCATGGTCGCGGGGTGACCCAAAATGTTTTCCACAGCCACCTCTCCCTCTCTGGATGCCACGTGAGCCAGCATGAAGGAGTTCACGCAGTCCCCTATGGCATAGACCCCCTCCACGCAGGTTTCCATCCGGTCATTGACGACAATGTGCCCCCGTTCGGTTCTGATCCCCAGAGCTTCCGCCCCGAGCCCCTGAATGTAAGGACGGCGTCCCTTGGCGACCAGAAGTTTTTCGGCCTTGATTTTCTTTTCCGTCCGCCCGCCGTTCGCTTCCGACGCGGACTCGACGGTAATTTCCAATCCCCCGCCGGCTCGACTCACCTCCCTGACAGAGCAGCCCCGATGGAAGGCGACTCCCCTTTTCTCCAGAGCTTTGCGCAGCACGAGAGCACAGTCGGGATCCATGTTCCGCAGAATTTCGGGAGAGGTAACCACCACCGTGACCCGGGCGCCAAAGGAGGCGAAGGCCGAGGCAAACTCCATCCCGATGACCCCGCCGCCGCTGACCACCAGCGATGAAGGCGCACTTTCGAAGGAAAGAGCCTCGTCACTGGTGACGACCCCTTCCAGGTCGAACCCGGGGACGTCGGGCATATCAGGTTCCGACCCCGTGGCGATCACAATGGCGTCGGCCTCGATCAGCCGGTCTCCAACCTGAACGGAACGCGGGCTTTTCAGGACGCCCGTTCCCTCCACGTACTCCACTCCGCAGCTTCGAACGAGTTCTTTCGTTCCCGCCGCCAGACGCGTCACGGTCAGGGCCCTGCGCTTCATGAGAGCGTTCCAGTCCAGACGGGGATTGTCCGCCAGAACGCCGATCCTTTTGGCCTCCGACCTGAGAGAATCCAGCAAATCCGCCGAATGGAGCAGGACTTTCGTGGGAATGCATCCCACATTGAGACAGGTTCCCCCGATGGCGTTTTTCTCGATCAGGGTGACGGCAGCGCCCAGCTGAGCCGCTCGGACGGCCGCCACATACCCTCCCGGCCCCGCTCCAATAATCGCAATTTTTTTCATCAGGCGATATCTCCCCGCAAAATCGGGCGACGAGCCGCCTGAACTTCGTCCGGTCTGGATATTAGCGTGTTTTGGGGCGCATTTTTAACCTCGTCGGGGTTTTTCTCCGCTTCCTCCGCGATGGTTTTCATGGCCTCGACGAAGCCGTCCAGATCGGCCTTTGATTCCGTCTCCGTGGGCTCGATCATCAGGGCCCCCTCCACCACCAGCGGGAAGTAGACTGTGGGCGGATGATACCCCAGATCGATCAGCCGTTTGGCGATGTCCAGAGTTGTAACTCCCCCTTTGTGCTGAAGGGCGTCGTTGAACACGCACTCGTGCATACTGGCCCGGGGGAAGGGAAGATTGTAAATCCCCTTCAGACGCGCTTTGATGTAGTTGGCGTTCAGCACCGCCGCCTCCGTCACGTTCTTCAGGCGATGTCCCAGCGTACGGGTGAAGGCCAGAGCCCGAACCAACGTCGCAAAGTTGCCGAAGAAGGAATGAAGACGACCGATGGAAAGGGGCGCGTCCGACAGCAGCTCGTAACGGTCTCCTTTTTTCATCACCCGGGGAACGGGCAGGAAGGGCTCCAAAATATCCCGAACCACCACGGGGCCGGCCCCGGGACCGCCTCCGCCGTGGGGCGTGGAGAGGGTTTTATGGACGTTGATATGAAAGACGTCGATGCCCATTTTCTCGATATCGGCATAACCCATGAGGGCGTTCAGGTTGGCGCCGTCGCCGTAGACCAGTCCGCCCTTTTCATGGATGATCTTCGCAATTTCCGCGATGTGACTCTCGAAAATGCCCAGAGTGTTCGGGTTGGTGACCATGATGCCCGCTGTGTCCTCGTCCATGACCTCCCGGACGGCCTCCGGGCTCATGATCCCGTCCGGGGAAAGCTGAACGGGAACCGGCGTGTAGCCGCAGAGGGCCGCAGAGGCCGGGTTGGTGCCGTGAGCCGTGGCCGGCATGATGATTTTATGGCGCTGTCTGCCCCTGTGGGCGTGGTAAGCGTGAATCATCAGGATTCCCGTCAGCTCGCCCTGAGCTCCCGCCGCCGGCTGCAGGGACACAGCATGCATTTTTGTGATCTCCAGCAGGTCCCGTTCCAGCTCGTACATCAGTTTCAAAGCACCCTGAACACCCCTTTCGGGCGTCAGAGGATGCAGGTTCGCGAATCCCGGAAGCCCGGCAAGGCGTTCGTTGATCTTGGGGTTATACTTCATGGTGCAGGATCCCAGCGGGTAAGTTCCCGTGTCCACGCCGAAATTCCAGGTGGAGAGCCGGGTGAAATGCCGAACGACGTCCACCTCCGAAAGCTCCGGCAGGGCCGGTTTTTCGCCCACCAGATCCCCGGCCAGTTCTGAGCGGGGAACGTCCCGTTCGGGAAGGCTCATGCCAACGCGGCCCTTCCGGCTCCTCTCCCACAGCAGCCCCTCCCTGAAAACCAGACCGCGCGCGCCAGGATGACCGGTCATATCAGGCCACCTCCTTTAAAATTGCGAAAAATTCGTCCAATACCTCGCGGGAATGAGCCTCGGTGGCGCAGAAGAGGTAAGCGTCCTTATATCGTGGATCGCCGTACCCAGGGAAGCCACCCAGCTTCAGACCGGCGACGAACCCCCGATCCAGCAGAGTTTCATAACGTTTCTCGAAACCGGCCGGAGCGACCATGACGAACTCGTTGAAAAACGGGGCGTCGAAAAGAGCCCTGAAACCCGCGTTTTCCAGTCCTTTTTGCAGATAAACGGCCTTGTCGTGATTGAGCTGAGCGATTTCCCTCAGACCCTCTTTTCCCGCCGTACTCATATAAATGGCCGCGGTCAGCGCGTTATGTCCGGAGTTCGTGCAGATGTTCGAAACCGCTTTTTCCCGTCGGATGTGCTGTTCTCTGGCCGCCAGGGTCAGAACAAAGGAACGCTCGCCGTTTTTGTCCAGGGTCTCCCCCGCCAGACGTCCGGGAAGGGTCCGAACAAAGTCCTTTCTGCAGGTCAGGAGCCCCACTCCGGGGCCGCCGAAGTTGTGAGGGATGCCGAAACTTTTCCCTTCCCCGGAGACGATATCCGCCCCCTGACTGCCGGGGTTTTTGAGGAGCCCCCAGGCCATGGCCTCGGTAAAGGAAACCACCAGAAGGGCTCCTTTGGAATGAGCCGCCTCCGCCACGGCCTTC
This region includes:
- the lpdA gene encoding dihydrolipoyl dehydrogenase; translated protein: MKKIAIIGAGPGGYVAAVRAAQLGAAVTLIEKNAIGGTCLNVGCIPTKVLLHSADLLDSLRSEAKRIGVLADNPRLDWNALMKRRALTVTRLAAGTKELVRSCGVEYVEGTGVLKSPRSVQVGDRLIEADAIVIATGSEPDMPDVPGFDLEGVVTSDEALSFESAPSSLVVSGGGVIGMEFASAFASFGARVTVVVTSPEILRNMDPDCALVLRKALEKRGVAFHRGCSVREVSRAGGGLEITVESASEANGGRTEKKIKAEKLLVAKGRRPYIQGLGAEALGIRTERGHIVVNDRMETCVEGVYAIGDCVNSFMLAHVASREGEVAVENILGHPATMDYSTTPQCVYTSPELASVGMTEREAEKKGHKIRSGRFSLSTNGRSMITGDNSGMIRIVADEGTKKILGVHMAGGPATEMISEAALALHFGATPDDLIKTIHAHPTVYESIAEAAANVFGRAVHGV
- the gcvPA gene encoding aminomethyl-transferring glycine dehydrogenase subunit GcvPA; the encoded protein is MRYLPHTAEDLREMLEVVGVKSTEDLFGSIPSEVRRDSEIHIEPRSEWRLSREFEEMAAGAPVAFAGAGSCSHCIPAHVTYLASRSEFLTSYTPYQPEISQGTLQAIFEFQTMTAELLGMDIANASMYDGASSLAEAVLMAVRVKKKPKIAVSRLNHPHYLQVLKTYLRPTGFEVTELESLPDGKTDCSALPDDVSALVVQSPNFLGVIEDLKAVAEAAHSKGALLVVSFTEAMAWGLLKNPGSQGADIVSGEGKSFGIPHNFGGPGVGLLTCRKDFVRTLPGRLAGETLDKNGERSFVLTLAAREQHIRREKAVSNICTNSGHNALTAAIYMSTAGKEGLREIAQLNHDKAVYLQKGLENAGFRALFDAPFFNEFVMVAPAGFEKRYETLLDRGFVAGLKLGGFPGYGDPRYKDAYLFCATEAHSREVLDEFFAILKEVA
- a CDS encoding ABC transporter ATP-binding protein, which encodes MTQPMLQVENIDVSYGAIHAVKNVSFHVDEGEIVTLIGANGAGKSTILKTISGLLRSKSGKIHFLNEDIGSVEAYRLTQMGLSHVPEGRRIFRELTVEENLEMGGYLRTREENAKTLEDVYEKFPRIQERRRQIAGTLSGGEQQMLALGRSLMSRPRLIMMDEPSMGLAPVLVEQIFDIIRELNETGTTILLVEQNAKMALSIACRGYVLETGKIALAANAQELLDNEDVKKAYLGG
- a CDS encoding ABC transporter ATP-binding protein, whose amino-acid sequence is MTPVLDIAKLGINFGGLQALDDFNVQVHTGEILGLIGPNGAGKTTVFNLLTNVYRPLQGTIHLKGRNTLGKTTHEITRSGIARTFQNIRLFKSLSVADNVKVALHNSMNYSVLATWLRLPSYWKQEAEAAQTARELLSLFEMEALSDAPAGSLPYGAQRRLEIVRALATNPKVLLLDEPAAGMNPSETADLMRTIHSVRDKFDVAIILIEHDMSLVMGICERILVLNYGLIIAQGTPDEIRNNPLVIEAYLGQQREE
- a CDS encoding branched-chain amino acid ABC transporter permease: MTGLFRNTRSRYILNLTAAAGLYALLMLLIRYRVLNRYQALMLIPIGFNIILAVSLNLSAGFLGQLPLGHAGFMSVGGYAAALFSMSVQLPTNLELPLAVLIGGFTAAIFGVIIGLPALRLRGDYLAIITLGFGEIIRVIILNLDFTGGAYGLKGIGRQTTVTWVYIFVLLTLFSINTLIKSRHGRAILSIREDEIAAEASGIPTTRYKVLAFSVSAGFAGVAGGLYAHYLSILDPSTFGFMRSAEILVIVVLGGLGSIFGSVISATILTILPELLRGFAEYRMVIYSLLLVMVMIFKPSGLCGRYDFSLGDALDGCFARIRGKLTEGRKAR
- a CDS encoding lipoate--protein ligase; the protein is MESENMYAIENRDTRPQYNLALEEYLCLRAMRDGSRFFMLWQNEPSIIVGRFQNTMEEINASFVEERHIHVVRRNSGGGAVYHDLGNINYSFVMPDAGDFDFAFFSQPIIRFLGELGVHAELSGRNDLTIEGRKVSGGAQYRKNGVVLHHGTLLYDANLEILSQALRPSEDKFQSKAVKSTRGRVGNIRPFLREPLSMTEFWDRLQQGIQGLTPLSLDEGALSEVEKLRTEKYSTREWNYGASPRFTERRKRRFPWGGIEVFLVVGEGKIAECSFRGDYFGSGEYEPLLSRLTGCPYTKEDIARAVEGFDAQGLFAGASSDDLIALLSPKI
- the gcvPB gene encoding aminomethyl-transferring glycine dehydrogenase subunit GcvPB, coding for MTGHPGARGLVFREGLLWERSRKGRVGMSLPERDVPRSELAGDLVGEKPALPELSEVDVVRHFTRLSTWNFGVDTGTYPLGSCTMKYNPKINERLAGLPGFANLHPLTPERGVQGALKLMYELERDLLEITKMHAVSLQPAAGAQGELTGILMIHAYHAHRGRQRHKIIMPATAHGTNPASAALCGYTPVPVQLSPDGIMSPEAVREVMDEDTAGIMVTNPNTLGIFESHIAEIAKIIHEKGGLVYGDGANLNALMGYADIEKMGIDVFHINVHKTLSTPHGGGGPGAGPVVVRDILEPFLPVPRVMKKGDRYELLSDAPLSIGRLHSFFGNFATLVRALAFTRTLGHRLKNVTEAAVLNANYIKARLKGIYNLPFPRASMHECVFNDALQHKGGVTTLDIAKRLIDLGYHPPTVYFPLVVEGALMIEPTETESKADLDGFVEAMKTIAEEAEKNPDEVKNAPQNTLISRPDEVQAARRPILRGDIA